A window from Chrysemys picta bellii isolate R12L10 chromosome 2, ASM1138683v2, whole genome shotgun sequence encodes these proteins:
- the LOC101953755 gene encoding paraneoplastic antigen Ma3 homolog — translation MSVIKAVLVAGFPEEMEPSETEESLDALRILGRVKVHTRIYSSVVKGMVALCTHSKEADLDKVPKKVQVGGTPWKILGSEQPSASAPMSLGVDPLAQKLQALMVDEKQTGEELILTFRGAPTPAALRLMEHVTCAHRGVDCKIWREFAVPLVQEWECSDAKKRKWVLESLKRPAMQIVQALKAPQPVAMVQDYLAVLESVYGATDNSEDLYYSFCHIYQEPHEQLSDFIKRLEDLLQQTRKEGIPTKHIDSARLDLILQGT, via the exons ATGTCAGTAATCAAAGCTGTGCTGGTGGCAGGGTTCCCAGAAGAGATGGAACCCAGTGAAACTGAGGAGAGTCTAGATGCACTGCGAATACTGGGGAGAGTGAAGGTCCACACCCGTATTTACAGCAGTGTAGTGAAGGGCATGGTAGCTCTATGTACTCACTCCAAAGAAGCAGATCTTGATAAGGTGCCCAAAAAGGTGCAAGTGGGTGGTACCCCCTGGAAAATTCTGGGGTCAGAGCAGCCCTCTGCTAGTGCACCTATGTCACTTGGGGTGGATCCTTTAGCACAGAAACTGCAAGCTCTGATGGTGGATGAGAAGCAGACTGGAGAGGAATTAATCTTGACATTCAGAGGGGCTCCAACACCTGCAGCACTCAGACTGATGGA aCATGTCACCTGTGCCCACAGAGGAGTTGATTGTAAGATCTGGAGGGAGTTTGCAGTGCCCCTTGTGCAAGAGTGGGAATGTTCTGATGCCAAGAAGAGGAAATGGGTGCTTGAGAGTCTGAAGAGACCTGCCATGCAAATCGTCCAAGCTCTGAAAGCACCTCAACCAGTTGCAATGGTGCAAGACTATTTAGCTGTTCTTGAAAGTGTCTATGGTGCCACTGATAACAGTGAAGACCTTTATTATAGTTTCTGCCACATCTATCAGGAGCCACATGAACAATTGTCAGATTTCATCAAGAGACTAGAGGATTTGCTGCAGCAGACCCGGAAGGAAGGAATCCCCACCAAGCACATTGATTCTGCTAGGCTGGACCTGATCCTTCAGGGCACCTGA